In one window of Nicotiana tabacum cultivar K326 chromosome 12, ASM71507v2, whole genome shotgun sequence DNA:
- the LOC142167198 gene encoding uncharacterized protein LOC142167198, giving the protein MDHLRVIGCLCFAKKVHNHEKFAARATATIMMGYSAVSKWYILYDLTNRVFFVNKDVHFKEHIFLFKHKPTTQPSLFSKVEPNSDPSLDYTTNELTEVQEEDLTIQEEESHAHYEETHEDVAQQKHESHYHNELMHQNEDQPVASKDQQEDLSHNSSSEASQNFRKSTRTKKPPRWISDYITTPTSTTSTIPYPIDHSINYSSLQLSYKNYIAAFTSIVEPKIFHEASKDPRWVEAI; this is encoded by the coding sequence atggaTCATTTGAGAGTAATAGGATGCCTTTGTTTTGCCAAGAAGGTCCATAACCATGAAAAATTTGCAGCAAGAGCAACTGCAACAATTATGATGGGATACTCAGCCGTCAGCAAATGGTACATACTATACGACCTCACTAATCGTGTGTTCTTTGTAAATAAGGATGTTCATTTCAAAGaacatatttttcttttcaagCACAAGCCAACTACACAGCCATCATTGTTCTCAAAAGTTGAACCAAACAGTGATCCAAGCCTAGACTACACAACAAATGAGCTGACAGAAGTACAAGAAGAGGACTTGACAATTCAAGAGGAGGAATCCCATGCTCACTATGAGGAAACTCATGAAGATGTTGCTCAACAAAAACATGAAAGTCACTATCATAATGAACTGATGCATCAGAATGAAGATCAACCTGTAGCTTCTAAAGATCAGCAGGAAGACTTATCCCATAATTCGTCTTCTGAAGCTTCACAAAACTTTAGAAAGTCTACTAGGACAAAGAAACCTCCAAGATGGATATCAGATTATATCACTACACCTACAAGTACTACTTCAACCATCCCATATCCTATTGATCACTCAATCAATTACTCTTCTCTGCAGTTATCATACAAGAACTACATAGCAGCTTTCACTTCAATTGTGGAACCTAAAATATTTCATGAGGCTTCCAAAGATCCAAGGTGGGTAGAGGCCATATGA
- the LOC107784356 gene encoding ethylene-responsive transcription factor ERF014-like — MVKTEQKMLAAEASKSTMALSSSSSSNNNNNNKNMKMKKKKYKGVRMRSWGSWVSEIRAPNQKTRIWLGSYSTAEAAARAYDAALLCLKGPSAANNLNFPFNSSFYHHIDHHTSTTLSPKAIQRVAAAAATAENVENNDVPSPPLSSTSTSTNYSSSPLSHEDQLDEVSLLPTFDHLATLEEETTTVSMMAHWYNFDSPKYNDMLHGTVFFDPPLMEEVYYEEGSADIPLWSFC; from the coding sequence ATGGTGAAGACCGAGCAGAAAATGCTAGCTGCAGAAGCAAGCAAGAGTACAATGGCATTATCATCTTCAAGCAGcagcaacaataataataataataaaaacatgaagatgaagaagaagaagtacaAGGGAGTAAGAATGAGAAGCTGGGGATCATGGGTATCAGAAATAAGAGCACCAAATCAGAAAACAAGAATCTGGTTAGGCTCTTATTCAACTGCGGAAGCTGCTGCTCGAGCTTATGATGCTGCTCTCTTATGCCTCAAAGGCCCTTCTGCTGCTAATAATCTCAACTTCCCTTTCAACTCCTCTTTCTATCACCACATTGATCATCACACTTCTACAACTTTATCTCCTAAAGCCATCCAAAGGGTCGCCGCCGCTGCCGCTACCGCTGAAAATGTTGAAAATAATGACGTACCATCTCCACCCCTTTCTTCTACTTCTACTTCTACTAATTATTCTTCTTCACCATTGAGTCATGAGGATCAATTAGATGAGGTTTCTTTATTACCAACATTTGATCATCTTGCTACTTTGGAAGAGGAGACAACAACTGTGTCAATGATGGCCCACTGGTACAACTTTGATTCTCCAAAGTACAATGACATGCTTCACGGTACAGTTTTCTTTGATCCCCCATTAATGGAGGAAGTTTATTATGAAGAAGGATCTGCAGATATCCCTTTATGGAGTTTTTGCTGA